A genomic region of Magnolia sinica isolate HGM2019 chromosome 6, MsV1, whole genome shotgun sequence contains the following coding sequences:
- the LOC131248109 gene encoding BOI-related E3 ubiquitin-protein ligase 1-like isoform X2, whose amino-acid sequence MAVQAQYPSNVLLLNRNGQDRKNMLGGDYSLQGQAGGLLDQSQMLFSSGGVNPRKRGREAVAAGGATPINLFALQPPPHPTLVNLAQLQNQQQAVVSTGLRLSFEDHQQQQQQQQQMGLLLPSSNLSSVLSEDLSAQIKRQRDEIDQFLQAQGDQLRRTLAERRQRHYRALLSAAEESAARRLREKDADVEKASRRNAELEERVAQLKAEAQVWQARARAQEATAASLQSQLQQAMMGGVGLGAQDRREDAGCAGGELPADDAESAHIDPGRVVSSVPPCRTCWKRAMTVVLLPCRHLCVCTNCDSAIDVCPICNSVRSASVEVYLS is encoded by the exons ATGGCCGTTCAAGCTCAATACCCGTCTAACGTCTTACTCTTaaacag AAACGGGCAGGATAGGAAGAACATGTTAGGAGGAGATTACTCGCTGCAAGGGCAAGCAGGGGGATTGCTTGATCAATCTCAGATGTTATTCAGCAGTGGAG GTGTTAATCCACGTAAGAGAGGAAGAGAAGCTGTCGCTGCTGGGGGAGCGACGCCTATCAATCTATTCGCATTGCAGCCTCCGCCTCATCCGACGCTTGTAAATCTCGCGCAGCTCCAGAACCAGCAACAGGCCGTGGTTTCTACAGGCCTGCGTTTGTCTTTCGAAGACcaccagcagcaacaacaacagcaacagcaaATGGGTCTTCTTCTTCCCTCATCCAATCTCTCCTCCGTCCTATCAGAAGACCTCTCAGCCCAAATCAAACGCCAGAGAGACGAAATCGATCAATTCCTACAAGCCCAG GGAGACCAGCTGCGGCGCACGTTAGCAGAGAGGCGACAGAGGCACTACCGTGCGCTCCTGAGCGCAGCTGAGGAATCAGCCGCACGGAGGCTACGCGAGAAAGACGCCGACGTGGAGAAGGCCAGCCGGCGGAACGCCGAGCTGGAAGAGCGGGTGGCGCAGCTTAAGGCAGAGGCGCAGGTTTGGCAAGCAAGGGCAAGGGCGCAGGAAGCGACGGCCGCGTCTCTCCAATCACAGCTGCAACAGGCCATGATGGGAGGCGTAGGATTAGGTGCGCAGGATAGAAGAGAAGACGCAGGGTGCGCCGGAGGCGAACTGCCTGCGGACGACGCCGAGTCAGCCCACATCGACCCAGGCCGGGTCGTGTCATCCGTACCACCGTGTCGGACTTGCTGGAAGCGGGCGATGACGGTGGTGCTGCTCCCGTGTCGGCATCTCTGCGTCTGCACCAACTGCGACTCCGCCATCGACGTTTGCCCGATCTGCAACTCGGTCAGAAGTGCCAGCGTGGA
- the LOC131248109 gene encoding BOI-related E3 ubiquitin-protein ligase 1-like isoform X1, whose product MAVQAQYPSNVLLLNRNGQDRKNMLGGDYSLQGQAGGLLDQSQMLFSSGAGVNPRKRGREAVAAGGATPINLFALQPPPHPTLVNLAQLQNQQQAVVSTGLRLSFEDHQQQQQQQQQMGLLLPSSNLSSVLSEDLSAQIKRQRDEIDQFLQAQGDQLRRTLAERRQRHYRALLSAAEESAARRLREKDADVEKASRRNAELEERVAQLKAEAQVWQARARAQEATAASLQSQLQQAMMGGVGLGAQDRREDAGCAGGELPADDAESAHIDPGRVVSSVPPCRTCWKRAMTVVLLPCRHLCVCTNCDSAIDVCPICNSVRSASVEVYLS is encoded by the exons ATGGCCGTTCAAGCTCAATACCCGTCTAACGTCTTACTCTTaaacag AAACGGGCAGGATAGGAAGAACATGTTAGGAGGAGATTACTCGCTGCAAGGGCAAGCAGGGGGATTGCTTGATCAATCTCAGATGTTATTCAGCAGTGGAG CAGGTGTTAATCCACGTAAGAGAGGAAGAGAAGCTGTCGCTGCTGGGGGAGCGACGCCTATCAATCTATTCGCATTGCAGCCTCCGCCTCATCCGACGCTTGTAAATCTCGCGCAGCTCCAGAACCAGCAACAGGCCGTGGTTTCTACAGGCCTGCGTTTGTCTTTCGAAGACcaccagcagcaacaacaacagcaacagcaaATGGGTCTTCTTCTTCCCTCATCCAATCTCTCCTCCGTCCTATCAGAAGACCTCTCAGCCCAAATCAAACGCCAGAGAGACGAAATCGATCAATTCCTACAAGCCCAG GGAGACCAGCTGCGGCGCACGTTAGCAGAGAGGCGACAGAGGCACTACCGTGCGCTCCTGAGCGCAGCTGAGGAATCAGCCGCACGGAGGCTACGCGAGAAAGACGCCGACGTGGAGAAGGCCAGCCGGCGGAACGCCGAGCTGGAAGAGCGGGTGGCGCAGCTTAAGGCAGAGGCGCAGGTTTGGCAAGCAAGGGCAAGGGCGCAGGAAGCGACGGCCGCGTCTCTCCAATCACAGCTGCAACAGGCCATGATGGGAGGCGTAGGATTAGGTGCGCAGGATAGAAGAGAAGACGCAGGGTGCGCCGGAGGCGAACTGCCTGCGGACGACGCCGAGTCAGCCCACATCGACCCAGGCCGGGTCGTGTCATCCGTACCACCGTGTCGGACTTGCTGGAAGCGGGCGATGACGGTGGTGCTGCTCCCGTGTCGGCATCTCTGCGTCTGCACCAACTGCGACTCCGCCATCGACGTTTGCCCGATCTGCAACTCGGTCAGAAGTGCCAGCGTGGA